AAGGGCAGTCACCAAGCCCTTATACAAGTAAATTAATTTGACCTGATCACTGAACATAAAGCAGGAAGAATGTCCTGGGGTGACGTTTtgaagccgctttattccttaCCCGCCCGCTCAAtgcccaggacgctgtgcctgtAAGATGgacccggggccggggccacaGGACCGAGTGCGGGGCAGCTGAACGGGGCCCGGCGGCTCGGGGGCTCTGGGGCTCGgcagggctcgggagggagtgccccgggagcgctgtgctgctctttgggtttcctttgtgttccagctagctgggaaaaggctctgttgggtttttttcttgttctttttttccctttccttccccttgcctcactgcctcccttcccccctTGCCAGTCCAGGGAGCCTGCGGGGTGGCCCCGGCTGGTCCAAGCCCATGTGTCTGTTCCCTCCccgggaatttgttgtattttgagggtttttttatcctgttctaccctgttttgtttgtgtgttaataaaaagtttgggggtttttttccactctcacttgctgtgacccacttgtcttattggtggaggaaaaggggaggcccttttccctttggaggagacactcattccagagtgtttcctcccaaagttttgtctccaaaaccgagacaaagaagaaaaaaatgtttaacaaATGTCATTCAGCCAACAACCTTTTTTCAAGATACAGCAGCATGTAGAAGGAAGTTGACAATATATTAAGATCATGTCTTACTTTAGCCTTCTGTTGCCAAATATTCCTCACTTCCAGtccctgcagcaccagcctCATTATGGCATAAAACTCCTCAGCAGAGCAGTTTCCCAGCACCTGGACAAGCACCTCTGTCAGCTCCATCTCCATACTTCGGATCACTTGGGTTGTAATTGCAGGACCTGCATATTCAAGAGACAAAAGCCATCAATTGCCCAGACAAGGACTTCCACAGGTAAGAACACagcaaaccaaaaataaaatagctCTGTGGGTACCTTTTTAACACTCTTATACATAAAGAGCTCAATACTTTGCTTAACTCTCTCCACACCAGTACAatgacttgatgatctcaagtATATCCTACCCTCAGGTTCACAGAGCAGTCATCGTACCAATGAAGTCTTCAATAACACAGAAAGACTACACAAAAGCAGCTGCACAAGCCAAGGGAGCAGGCTAAACAAGCCACAGGTCTTTTCTACAAATGGTGGCCAGAGATCCATCACAAATCACAAAAGCATAAAGCTTTTTTTATGACTATTTAATGGCAATACAAACACTGAGATCACGACTGTAGCTCACTTGAGCAGTAGTCCCCAAAGTAGGGTGTGAACACCACAGGGTGTGCACAAGACAATTCATTGGGGTGCAGGAATTACAAGTAAAATATCtttaacaaatattaaaaaatattttaaatagtgtTTATTTCATCTTTATCTCAtgctttttaaacattttctgtatgtatgctttgtaatgtacatagtGGAGTTCAGGCTGCGTGTTCaattttttagtttctttttaatGATAGGTATGTGCAATCAAAAATGTTTGGAGACCACTGCACTAGAGCACACCAGCAGTAAGTTTGACAAATTCCAACAGTTTGAAGAAGTCAAAGAGAACAGTTacacctgtgctgtgttcttctctctttctgaaTGAGGCAACATAAAGGAGCCATTAGTTCccacagctggcagcagaggTTTTTCATGTAATCTCCAGCCCTGGCTCTTTATTTGATGAGGATAAAGGAACCAACCTGCCAATATCCCACAGAATTTATCAGAATTACCACATAGTGTTCAGCATCCTTAACAGTGAGGTAACTTCCACTGTTCTATAAACTCACCTACCAGATACAAAAGCAGATGAGTACTTTACTGTAAGATCTGACCTGGAGCAAATCAGCTGCCTCAGTGGTGCCTACTATACCAATTACACGAGCAGGACACTGCACTTCAGCCCTACATCCAGAAGTATTACCATGTTCCAATTACTTTCAAAATGTTCTACCAGGGACGAGTAACTCAGGACCTTAACTTATTAAGATGTTAACATCCATCAGAAGATCACTACCAAATTAGATGGTGGCTGTGGTCCAGGTACCACAATATTGCCTCCTTGAAAATTTTCCTGTTACGCATTTTAAAAAGCCTGCTGTTTTAACACAAGTAAAGAGATACAGACTTTTAAAGAAGCTGTATGCTTTGCTAAATGGCTTTTAACTAACAGAATTAGCACAGGAGGTGGAGAAAGAGTTTTCATACCAGAGAGAAGCTTTCTTATAGCAAAAACAACCATGACTGCAGCTTCTTTTCCATGATACAGCTCTGGCACGGAGCAGAAGACGGTCAGGAACTGCAATGCAGGCTGAAGGAACTGCAGATtactcccagcacagggcagctcTTTCAGTATCTGAGAGTAAAACTCTTGGTACAGCTTAATACGGGGCCACTCCAAAAACCCACCGGGCTCCTTCTGCCAGTCCTTCTTGACAGGATGGCTCAGATCTGCTTTGAGGAGAGTAGTGACAGATGGTATGAATGCTACAGGCAAAAGCTGGTTTGGGGTGTTACTCTGAAGACCGTGTTCAACAGTTCTGACCATCTGCAGAACTACTGGTTCCAACAGAGCAGACATCACATCCACAGAATGCAGCTTCttttctggcagctgctggaggtgcagTGTGACGACATGACAGAGTGTGGTGAATGCTGTAAGCAGTAACTGCTCAGCTGCAGGATTCCAGTTTTTCCAGTCTTTGTTTTTGGCTGCACCTGTGTCTGGCCTGCAGCTCACCAGGAAAGACATGAACTTTTCCAAGTTGAGCTTCACACTCTGTCTTCTTTCAATAATCATCTGAAGAAAGTTGTCCAAAAACTCTTGGACTTCCTGGACATACTGTGCCCAAACAGGAACACCAGTCAACACATCAGTGAAGAATTTGCTAGCTGTAAGCTGGGAGGTCATGACAGCCTCAAGAACATCGCTGGCACGTAACACCTTAAAAACAGAGTTGGCATTCCTGCCAGCTTGCAGGCACCTCAAGAGGTGGAGGCAAGTACTTAAAACCTTCAGCAGTAACAACTTGCTGCAAGAGACACTAGCCCTGGTATTAActagcagggacagcagcaccaggaaacaCCGAGTACAGTCAGAGGGAAGAAAACTGTCTAATTTCAGAAGAGAAACAATTTCTAGCAAACCCAGGCATCTTTGTAGCTGGCGTTCTTTCAGGATGACAGGGCAGCCATTTTTTGCTAACAATACTATACATTGGGCAACTTTCTCCAGTGTTTTCCAAGACAAGCTCAGCTCATCCTTCTGCAGCTTGTTTTCTGATGGCACTTCCAAGGGGTCAACAGTTTTGCAAGGAGCCAGAATTTCTTCATGCCAAGGAATATTACTCACAGACAGCTGCTGAAGTGGCAGATCTACTGAATCCCTGGTAGCAGTGGGCAGCACCACAGCAAACTGATGAATAAGATGGGTCAGAAAAGCACAGTGCAGGACCTTCATTTCTGGTAGAAGAGAGCTGTGGATCAAACCAAGGGATATCTTTCCAATGCTGATGAAAGGCTCCTGGTCCATGGCAGCTTCCTGGGCTTTGGCCAACATCAGTGTCTCTAGAAGCACATTTGCAATGTACTCTACATCTTTTAAGGAAATATACGGCAACAGGATGGTCAGGTTGGACACGACGAGGTGCCAGTGTGCTGTGGGGTAGCTAAACTCAGTTATCGCGCTGATATCTCCATCCCACGGTTCAGATTCTCCTCTGCTCATGGTGGATCTTCCAGACTCCAGGATGAAAGCTGCAGCATGCTGCAAGGCCTGTAAGTCAGCTTCAGTCTGCATTAACATCATCTTCATTTTCTGAAGTGCAAGCAGTTCTAAGCAGTATTTACTAGTGGAGGCAAAACTATTTGCAAGTTCCATAACTCTCCCCCAACACTGCTCCTTCACACCAGGCAGGAAAGCTGAAATGCCCCAGAGCCTTGCAGCAGGTTCAGTAACAGCAACTTCAGCTGTTGGAGACACATATTTACTGCAGCTAAAACCAAACAGAGTGTCTACCTCAACCCAAGTGTAAACAAGGAGGAGAGCAGCGTCACTGGCCTTTCTTAGCCAAAGCTCtgacttttcttcctctctcctaggagcctgcagcagctccatcagtgGCTGAGTTACTTCCCTCTGTATGTTTGCCATCAAACGCTGAGTGCGAAGCACCACAGGGGAAGGAGTGACATCATCCAGGCTCCTCATGTTGAACAGAAAAGCATGCAGCACCGAGCACACTGACATCAGCTTCAAGGCCATGTCAACTGACCCTTCAACAGCTGGAATGATAAGGGTCTGGCATTTCTCCACAAAGAGACACAGAATGTCCAGAATCTGGTTGGGTGGCAGTTCAAGGAGGCACGCACGAAGCTTTACTGTCAGGCCAGCAGAGAAGATGGGCGGCCTCAGTTCATCAACAGCTGGCCGGCAAATGACTGTCAGCACCTCTTCAAAGAGCCGTGGGAACTGCCTCAGCTTGGAGTAAGTCTGGAATATGGTGCTGATGAGAGTCTCCTGCGGCTTCTTCGTACGTGGCTCAGAGGCCTCAGCATCAATCCAAGAAGACGACACCAAGTCATCCAGGTCTGGCTCTACTATAAGGTGGTTTAATGACATCAAGAGTTTGAGACACCTGAACCAAGCAGGGATGGAAGCTTGGGAGTGTGTAAGCAGCATCTGTGCTAGCTTCCGGTAAAACCCAAACTGCACCTCCTTGTGCCGGATGCGGTCACTGGCGACATTATATATATCATTGCTGAGCACCAAGTTCAGAAGCTGTTCCAAAGCAAGCAGCTCTGTGCTCCAGTCCACAGGGGAGAGCGTATCCCTCTTCCCTGCCTGTTGTAGGTCAGAGAGCCTGAGACAGCCAAAAAGCCTGCTGAGCATGTGGAAACACACAAGGTGGTTTTCTGCCTTACAGTATGAGTCCAGAAAGAGCTTATATAGCAGGGACACCGAACTAGCCACAACTGCTCCATGGAGGGCAGATTCACACAAGTCACTGCCCAGCTTGGTCTGCACTGTATTGACTGGTAGCAAAAGAGTTTTCAAAGctcctttcttcttctcctgggGTTCCTGTTCTGGAAGCAGCTCTTCTTTGTAGGATGAGAAAAGCTCAGGCTGAAATAACCCAGCCTGCAGCAAAGTTTCTATTTGGTTTCGTATGTCCCGGCTCAGGTGCTGACGCACATGGTTATCATCtgcttgtgtccagctcctcACAGTCAACAAGTGCCTCAGCAGCAAACATGGCTGGAGCAAGTGACTTGTCACTTGCCCAAACAcacggtttgggttggtttgctGCCTCTGGATCAGGAGGTACTGAGCAAAGGTAAGTTGGAGGACACTGAACAATTGGGAGCCCACAGCATCATCAGAAGCCAGCTGCTGACATGCCAGCTTGGACAGCTTGCTGAGGAGATCAACCAAAAGCTCACACTTTGCTGTGTAAATGATGGACAGCGAAGGAGTAGAAAGGATGccactggagcagctcagcactgtgccaatgttttgtgttttttcagaACAGGCCTCCAATAACCTTTTGTTTATGACCtgaagatgggaaaaaaagaacaaaaacaaaccccaaaaaccagtCAATTTAGCATACAAAGATAAAGCCCATCATAATGAACCAACACCACCTTCTGTGAGCTGTGGCTGCAAGCAAGGGGGACATGCCAACAGCTACTGCTGGGCCTCTCACATCATAGGTCTCAAACTAGAAGCTGCACTGTCCTTGCATTTGTTTGCAGCACCAGATGAGTGAGGAAGCCCTCATGTGCGCTACTGGCAACGGCGTAAGACTATCCATACTTGATCCTAATAGTTCATCCTGCAGAAATGGAGTACGGGCAGATTTCTTCCCTTCTTGAATGGTCCTCAAAATCATGCTCCAAACAAACCCACACACAATACACATCCCTGCTCTGATACAGAAAGCTTATTTAGTAAGAATGTCCATGACTCAACGTCATctttatatttgaaaataagacagtttctggtgctgaTATCTGGAATGTGAAGGActgttctcttttctctttgagGGATACACATTTCTAGAGAAATAAtattgcatttcttttctcaaaCTTTGTGTggatttccctgtttttccctttgATCCACTTTTCACTTGCTCCCTTTTCTCACCTTCAGATAACGTCTGCAAACAAATTCAATAACAACTTACAAATCTGCCTCTATTTTGCTAAAAACTTTACCTGTCTCCTTACAACTCATTGTGGATGGTTCATCTCCTCAGCTGGAACACTGCTGGACTAAAACAGAGCCTAAAATTCTTTTCACTGGACCCTCTACCACCTCTGTCCTTGGTGCTCAGAGTACCCTGTCCTGTACCTCTGACCTAATCTTTATCCAGACAGGTTTTCATACCCAGACCATGTTTAAATTTGGCACACTTTCTGCATAAAGTCTCTGAAGCACAGATTTCATCCAACCGATTCTCCGTACTTCACGGTTCAGTTCTGCACGTAAAGACAATCTTTTCTTGCTTCCCTTCAATCTGATCAAAACTACAAGGGTCATTTTCTGAGTCATTTTCACTGCCTTTGCAGCCATTCACTAATTCTGCCATTTTTAACCTTTGTGCTGCACAAATACAAACTGTACTGCAAGACAGAAATAGAGAAACTTTCAGTATAGGTCCTGCAAGCTATCAGATTAATACATATTTCATGTAACATCTGACACTGTGAGAAAGAGTCAAGTACTATAAAAGATACATATTGCTAGGCAGAATTTTACGAGATATCCACAGTTATAGTTACCTGTGCAATTGAAAAACTGAGACCAATTGTCTTCCCACTCTTTAAGAGATCCTGTAGTCTTTTACTATGGATAACATTGTCAAGATATGCCCAGAGTTTTTCAACAACTTCATCCTCCAGTTCAAGTTTCTTGTTGTAGTTTGAAACCAATACATGGCTTACCCAGTCAAGTAAAACCTGTtaagagaagggaaaacaagaaatCTTTAATAAATCTTTAATAACCCCCAAGAAAAACCAGGACAAAAGCAGTAACTCTTCACAGTTAGTGTTTGTGCCTGGAGAACTGTGCTACATCCAAGCAGAACAGACTCTGAGTGAGCAGAGAAGTCTGCCCCTGAAGGTTTCAATTCCTAAGAGCTTACACTCTACCTAATGTTGGCGCTGTGCTCTCAGGTACCATCCCAAAACAGCTTTCAGGAGTGAACATCTAAAGTCTGACAACGTTCTAATTCTAACAACTGATACCGGTTAGCAAATGAAGTCTTTTAAATCAGTGGTCAGAGAATCAGCTGGTTTTCACTTTCTGACAGCTGCTATTCCACTCACATCCCTCTCTTCATGTGTTTAAATTCACTACCTAGAAATTCAGGCCCAGGAATTCAGACAGGTGCAAACTGGAAAAGGTTGAAATCTACTAAATACTGTTCTAAAACCGAAGTTACAGTGTATGGCTAAGTTTAGTATTCTAAGTAACTGAAATAACAAGAACCCAGAACACAGATCTCAGATGTGCAAACCCTAGACCTCACAGTACTACCAGGGCTGGAGGAATAGGACAAGACACCCCTAACCCAGGGAAACACTGCAGAGACCTTCAGGAAACAGggtcaaaacaaaacaggacACACAGCGGGTTTCATGAAGAGAAAACCAAATCACCTTCCAAGCAGCAGTCCATGAATCCACTGTGTGCTCTTTGCTCATGCACAAGTTCTGAGCACCAGAGAACACACACATGGCTACAGTCAGTCCTCCCACCCTGAAGTTCTTGTTTTTAACTATGGCCAAAAGCATCTGACTTCGGAGTGTCCTGTGTTGGACATAATACCAATGGCAATGACAGCTCTGAAGACAATGATTTCTCATCACTCTGAGAGACAGAACACAGGCACCACCCTCTCTACAAGAAAGTTTCTTCCATACTGCACTAATGCACGACTTTGCGCTAAAGCTACCTGCAATACGTTTTCATAAAAACATTTCATGTAACGACAAAGAAATCAGAGCTGATCACAATCCAAAACCAGCGCTATATTTACAGTGCTATCAGCTAGCTAAAAACTAGGTCTGGATTTTAAGAATTGATtcatccacagcagcaatccgcCATCggtattttcacttttcatCACTGTTCACCACTAAAAAGCACTCACTTGCTCCTTATTAGGCAGGACGCACTGGTGAGAAATCCACGCGAACCGAGCTAGTTTGAGTTTGTCCTCCCAAGAAGTCTTGGCGCTTTTCAGCTTCAGGTAAATCCCGGAGTAGATCGCTGCCATGGGGGCGGCACGTGGGAACAGCGAAGAGGCAGACACGCGTCTGGAAGAAACGCCAAGCAAAGAGAATGCGGTCGGACGGGCAGCGGCCCCTCACCCCGACACTCCCGCACTCACCCACGTGGCACCGCTTGGGGCCCAAGTGCCCCATCCACCCGCCCGCCGCCCACGGCCCCGCTCCCCAGCgcccagctctcccccaccagcCCCCGGTCCCACTCACCTTCCCCTCCGCTCGCAGGGACGTCGCTACCCGCTCCCCGCACCAGGTACGGCCGGGCCCTCCTCGCCGGCCTCTGTCCCCTCCAAGCAGCGCCGAGCCCGGGAGGCGGCGCGCTGGGGGGAGCCCGCGCCCATTGGCGGCCAGAGGGCGCTTGCGcggtcccggccccgctcccgcccgccccggcgTGTGTCAGCCGGGCCATggagcggccgccgccgcccgccgggcCCCGGGCAGCACCGGCCGCGCCACCGGCACCGGCCCGCAGGggaggcggcagcggcggcgcgcCCGCCGGCAGCTCCCGGCGCCGCTGGGCGCAGTGACAGCGCCCCCCGGCCgtgccggcccccgccgcctcccgcagccTCCCGCCGCCTGCGATGCTCAGTGAGTATCGGGAACCGGCCCGGGGCCGCGGCCCGGGGCCCGcacggggggggcgcggggggcggggccggtgGCGGGAGCGGGGCCTGGACGTCCCGCGGGCGGCCTCGTGGCGGAGGCCCGtaggcccggcccggccggcgGCTCCCGGGAGGCCGGCGGGGGCACCTCGGGCACGGGCGcggccctggggcagccccggctGCGGACGGGGCCGGGCGCGTGCTCTGCGCCCGGAGGTCGCGGGGGGGGCCTCTGCTCGTGatatccttctttcccttggAAAGTGCGTGGGTTTAATGAGCGTCTCCTTATCGCGCCAtctctcttcccttttctttttttcctcctttttctttttttttcttttttttttctttcttttttttttttttttaaatattgacAGGAGAAGGCTTTCACTTTCGCGTCCCTTCAGCGAGCGCCCTTCGGCCCGCGAAGCAGCAGCGGGACGGGCGTGGGGCCCCGCAGGACTCCCGGCCCCGGTGACCCCCGGCAGGGCCCAAACgcgagcagagcctggtcccGCGGCTCCGTTCGGCCCCGGAAGGGCTGGGTGGTGGAGCTGGGGCCGAGGTGGTGTGAAGTGGGCTGGAGGAAAGCGTGTCCCGCAGAGGACATCGGTGAAGCACTGTTTGGCACCGCCTTGGGGCggcgggggggtcggggggaaACAATGTGGAATTGGCAAAGCGTCATTCGTGGGTGGTGAGCCAGATCTAGGT
This Aphelocoma coerulescens isolate FSJ_1873_10779 chromosome 3, UR_Acoe_1.0, whole genome shotgun sequence DNA region includes the following protein-coding sequences:
- the URB2 gene encoding unhealthy ribosome biogenesis protein 2 homolog; translated protein: MAAIYSGIYLKLKSAKTSWEDKLKLARFAWISHQCVLPNKEQVLLDWVSHVLVSNYNKKLELEDEVVEKLWAYLDNVIHSKRLQDLLKSGKTIGLSFSIAQVINKRLLEACSEKTQNIGTVLSCSSGILSTPSLSIIYTAKCELLVDLLSKLSKLACQQLASDDAVGSQLFSVLQLTFAQYLLIQRQQTNPNRVFGQVTSHLLQPCLLLRHLLTVRSWTQADDNHVRQHLSRDIRNQIETLLQAGLFQPELFSSYKEELLPEQEPQEKKKGALKTLLLPVNTVQTKLGSDLCESALHGAVVASSVSLLYKLFLDSYCKAENHLVCFHMLSRLFGCLRLSDLQQAGKRDTLSPVDWSTELLALEQLLNLVLSNDIYNVASDRIRHKEVQFGFYRKLAQMLLTHSQASIPAWFRCLKLLMSLNHLIVEPDLDDLVSSSWIDAEASEPRTKKPQETLISTIFQTYSKLRQFPRLFEEVLTVICRPAVDELRPPIFSAGLTVKLRACLLELPPNQILDILCLFVEKCQTLIIPAVEGSVDMALKLMSVCSVLHAFLFNMRSLDDVTPSPVVLRTQRLMANIQREVTQPLMELLQAPRREEEKSELWLRKASDAALLLVYTWVEVDTLFGFSCSKYVSPTAEVAVTEPAARLWGISAFLPGVKEQCWGRVMELANSFASTSKYCLELLALQKMKMMLMQTEADLQALQHAAAFILESGRSTMSRGESEPWDGDISAITEFSYPTAHWHLVVSNLTILLPYISLKDVEYIANVLLETLMLAKAQEAAMDQEPFISIGKISLGLIHSSLLPEMKVLHCAFLTHLIHQFAVVLPTATRDSVDLPLQQLSVSNIPWHEEILAPCKTVDPLEVPSENKLQKDELSLSWKTLEKVAQCIVLLAKNGCPVILKERQLQRCLGLLEIVSLLKLDSFLPSDCTRCFLVLLSLLVNTRASVSCSKLLLLKVLSTCLHLLRCLQAGRNANSVFKVLRASDVLEAVMTSQLTASKFFTDVLTGVPVWAQYVQEVQEFLDNFLQMIIERRQSVKLNLEKFMSFLVSCRPDTGAAKNKDWKNWNPAAEQLLLTAFTTLCHVVTLHLQQLPEKKLHSVDVMSALLEPVVLQMVRTVEHGLQSNTPNQLLPVAFIPSVTTLLKADLSHPVKKDWQKEPGGFLEWPRIKLYQEFYSQILKELPCAGSNLQFLQPALQFLTVFCSVPELYHGKEAAVMVVFAIRKLLSGPAITTQVIRSMEMELTEVLVQVLGNCSAEEFYAIMRLVLQGLEVRNIWQQKAKEVLSAVTLTKLLLSCPLSGDKEKAFWFASPQIITALALQTKEACQDQSLISVIVVPILETVAALLRQGERVLVNPHHVSLAFSILLTVPLDHLKTEDYRGVFLGVHEVLFSIVQCHPKVLLKAAPSFLSSFHRLVVSVMHEGRQKGDRGNTDEFEMILKCAHLVERMYTHIAAEMEDFTVFSAFIVAQYVTELQKVTLHPAVKTHLTEGIYHILDLCIERDIKFLNASLPAGVREVFKELYNDYNHYHKAKKQGEEKYTA